GTCGCCGTACGCGGCCATGCAGATGGCCGAGTCCGTCGCCGAGGAGGTCAAGGCTGCCGGCATCACGGGTCTGCACGTTCGCGTGCGTGGCCCCGGCGGCAACCTGCAGAAGTCCCCCGGACCCGGCGCACAGGCGACGATCCGCGCGCTCGCCCGCTCGGGCATCGAGATCGGTCGCATCGAAGACGTCACGCCGATCCCGCACGACGGATCGCGCGCGCCGAAAGGGAAGGGCGGCTACTAACCCATGAGTGAAGAGTACGACGTCGAGTTCGTCGAACGCGAGGATCGCGAGGCGCGGTTCCTCGTCCGTGGGGTGACGCCCGCGTTCGCCAACGGCATCCGTCGCGCAATGGTCGCCGACGTGCCGACAATGGCGATCGACACCGTCCGGTTCATCGAGAACTCGTCGGTCATGTTCGACGAGCAGATCGCACTCCGGTTCGGGCTCGTCCCGCTGACGACGCCTCCCGAAGGCGAGTTCGTCGAGGACGATACCGTCACACTCTCAATCGACGTCGAAGGACCGGCCACCGCATACTCCGGCGATCTCGTCTCGAACGACGACCTCGTCCAGCCTGCGGACGAGAACGTCCCGATCATCGAACTCAAGGACGGACAGCGTCTCGAGGCCGAGGCGGACGCCGTGATCGAGCGCGGGAAGAATCACGCGAAACATCAGGGCGGCGTTGCGGTCGGCTACCGACACCTCCAGCGCGTGGAGGTCGTCGACGACCTGCCGGAGTTCGAAGAGCAGGAGTCCCAGATCGTCCGCGGCGTGATCGAAGAGGACGGCGAACTCGTGTCGACGTCCGAGTTCGACCACGACCTCTCGAAGCGATATCCGGGCAAGGAAGTCCGGACCGAGGACGTCCCGAACGCCTTCGTCTTCCACGTGGAGACGGACGGATCGTTCACGATCGAGGAACTGGTCACGCGAGCCGCGGACACGATCGAGGCGCGTGCGACCGAGCTCGAAGAAGCAGTACAGCTATAAACTAACATGAACCGACGCCCCCAATCCCATATCGCCGAAGCCGCCTTCGCCAGCGCCGTGTGCAACGAGACTGGCGAGGCTTCGGCAGTCGGAATCGAAAGGGGTTTGAAGGGGCGACGGGTAGACAGAAGTGCGAGCAGGGATAGCCAAGTCAGGCCAACGGCGCAGCGTTCAGGGCGCTGTCTCGTAGGAGTCCGCAGGTTCAAATCCTGCTCCCTGCATCACTTCTATCAGACCGATTCAACGATCGGCGAGACGGTTCCACGTGTCGCCGAGTTTGCAGTACTTGGAGGAAATCAATGAGTAGCAAAACGAACCCGAGGCTCAACGATCTCATCGCCGAGCTGAAGTCGACGTCCCGCGAGACGGACGCCGACGTCTGGCGAGACGTTGCGGATCGACTCGAGAAGCCCCGTCGAACCCACGCTGAGGTGAACCTGGGCCGCATCGAGCGATACGCACGTGAAGAAGAGACCGTCGTCGTTCCCGGCAAGGTGCTGGGATCCGGCGCACTACAGAAGAATGTCACCGTCGCCGCCGTCAACTTCTCGTCGTCCGCAGAGACGAAGATCGACCAGGTTGGTGACACAGTACCGCTCGAGCAAGTGCTCGAAGAGAACCCGGAAGGATCCGACGTACGGGTGATTCGATGAGTATCGCAGAATTCGACGCGGACGTCGTCGTCGACGCCCGTGACTGTATTCTCGGCCGCGTCGCCAGTCAGGCCGCACAGCGCGCCCTCGACGGCGAGCGTGTCGCAATCGTCAACGCCGAAGACGCAGTGATCACCGGCGACA
This DNA window, taken from Natronococcus sp. CG52, encodes the following:
- a CDS encoding 30S ribosomal protein S11, with product MSQDDDKWGVAHVHASFNNTVMTVTDLTGAETIAKSSGGTAVKQNRDEASPYAAMQMAESVAEEVKAAGITGLHVRVRGPGGNLQKSPGPGAQATIRALARSGIEIGRIEDVTPIPHDGSRAPKGKGGY
- a CDS encoding 50S ribosomal protein L18e; amino-acid sequence: MSSKTNPRLNDLIAELKSTSRETDADVWRDVADRLEKPRRTHAEVNLGRIERYAREEETVVVPGKVLGSGALQKNVTVAAVNFSSSAETKIDQVGDTVPLEQVLEENPEGSDVRVIR
- a CDS encoding DNA-directed RNA polymerase subunit D, encoding MSEEYDVEFVEREDREARFLVRGVTPAFANGIRRAMVADVPTMAIDTVRFIENSSVMFDEQIALRFGLVPLTTPPEGEFVEDDTVTLSIDVEGPATAYSGDLVSNDDLVQPADENVPIIELKDGQRLEAEADAVIERGKNHAKHQGGVAVGYRHLQRVEVVDDLPEFEEQESQIVRGVIEEDGELVSTSEFDHDLSKRYPGKEVRTEDVPNAFVFHVETDGSFTIEELVTRAADTIEARATELEEAVQL